From the Terriglobia bacterium genome, one window contains:
- the tnpB gene encoding IS66 family insertion sequence element accessory protein TnpB — protein sequence MIALSTGTQIRIAAGVTDLRRGFTGLSTQVQTVLKESPFSGRSLLGLFQNRGFDAFGIEVWKVIRHGFRRDGQADWTLCGRR from the coding sequence ATGATCGCCCTATCGACGGGAACGCAGATCCGGATTGCCGCCGGGGTAACGGATCTGCGGCGAGGATTCACGGGGCTGAGCACGCAGGTGCAGACGGTTCTGAAAGAAAGTCCGTTTTCGGGCCGAAGCCTACTCGGACTTTTCCAGAATCGCGGCTTCGACGCCTTCGGGATAGAGGTTTGGAAAGTAATAAGGCACGGCTTTCGCAGGGACGGCCAGGCGGATTGGACCCTTTGCGGTCGTCGGTGA
- a CDS encoding Fic family protein, with translation MSVKRNKPAKKPAIERLKEAAKDRPSLASRPAIELTEDQLYTHPRELEPMLPRGSDGTLEELALRLVREASALAGSLHPITRSAVVALLRQMNSYYSNLIEGHHTLPLDIEKALHKDYSAEPKKRALQLESQAHIEVQILLEDRLRAEEDLAICSTDFLRWVHYEFYSRMPGEFRVVTDSDGNTERFEPGELRHRNVKVGQHVAPHHKHLQSFLDRFQEIYEPWSLKSLTKMIACAAAHHRLAWIHPFIDGNGRVTRLFTNAYMIRVGLDSHGLWTVTRGLCRYKDQYIAALVGADQPRQGDLDGRGNLSESGLAIFCQFFLQTALDQVRFMTRLLDLPGLEHRIAKYVQRRSAFGLPEEAKYILVEVLTHGELARGEVPRITGKPERTARRILDETLKQGLVSPTTAKGPIRLAVPAKAVPYYFPNLYPEGVEAAILEKSE, from the coding sequence ATGAGTGTTAAGCGGAATAAACCGGCCAAGAAACCGGCCATTGAGCGGCTTAAAGAAGCGGCTAAGGATCGGCCAAGTTTAGCGTCAAGACCGGCAATCGAGCTTACAGAGGACCAACTTTACACTCATCCACGGGAATTGGAGCCGATGCTTCCAAGAGGAAGCGACGGCACGTTAGAGGAACTGGCCTTAAGGCTTGTCCGGGAGGCGAGCGCTTTAGCAGGCTCACTCCATCCCATAACGCGTTCGGCAGTAGTCGCTTTGTTGCGCCAGATGAACAGTTATTATTCGAATTTAATAGAAGGGCATCACACTCTTCCGTTGGATATTGAAAAAGCCTTGCACAAAGACTACTCGGCAGAGCCTAAGAAGAGGGCTTTGCAGCTCGAGAGTCAGGCGCACATTGAAGTACAAATCCTTTTGGAAGATAGGCTGCGGGCAGAAGAGGATTTAGCGATCTGTTCGACGGATTTCCTTCGGTGGGTCCATTATGAATTCTATTCTCGAATGCCTGGCGAGTTTCGCGTCGTAACTGATAGCGACGGCAACACGGAGCGGTTTGAGCCGGGCGAGTTGCGACACAGGAATGTAAAAGTTGGTCAGCATGTTGCGCCGCATCACAAACATCTTCAATCATTTTTGGATCGCTTCCAGGAAATATATGAACCCTGGAGTCTAAAGAGTCTCACGAAGATGATCGCATGCGCCGCGGCACACCACCGGCTGGCTTGGATCCATCCATTCATCGATGGAAATGGGCGCGTGACGCGCCTGTTTACGAACGCGTACATGATTCGAGTTGGATTGGATTCACATGGTCTGTGGACTGTCACCAGGGGGCTCTGTCGATATAAGGACCAATATATTGCGGCTCTGGTCGGCGCCGATCAGCCGAGGCAAGGCGATCTCGATGGTCGCGGAAACCTATCCGAATCTGGATTGGCGATATTCTGTCAGTTCTTCCTGCAAACGGCTTTGGATCAGGTTCGGTTCATGACCAGGCTATTAGATCTCCCCGGGCTGGAACACCGTATTGCGAAATACGTGCAGCGACGCTCAGCGTTTGGATTGCCTGAAGAAGCGAAATACATTCTTGTTGAAGTGCTGACACACGGCGAACTTGCCCGCGGTGAGGTTCCTCGAATTACAGGCAAGCCGGAGCGAACGGCCCGCCGCATTCTTGACGAAACCTTGAAGCAAGGCCTGGTCTCACCGACGACCGCAAAGGGTCCAATCCGCCTGGCCGTCCCTGCGAAAGCCGTGCCTTATTACTTTCCAAACCTCTATCCCGAAGGCGTCGAAGCCGCGATTCTGGAAAAGTCCGAGTAG